ACTAGCGGTAACAGTAAAAACAACAAGATAAATTTGGATAAGTTTTTCATAATGCTCTCTCGGTCTTTAGTTGTTCAGTCTTCCCATTCAAGCTCGGCAAAAGCTATGGTGACGTTCTTACGGTGAAATTGTTCAAACAGTTGCCAGTTATTTTTTTCCGACAAGCCCACATGCGCTACGGCATATTCCAAGGTTTTTCCTTGTTTGATCATCGTTCTGATTTCGCTAGCCATACGCTGTAAATACGCTTTTTGCGGCTGCAGACTGGCCGGCCAATCCTTAACTAATCGACCGTGACCGGGTATGACCAGCTTGTAATGATTTTTTTCCAATCTTTCCATTTCTTTCAACCAACCCCTGATGCTGCCGTCAATCACAGGAATATGCTCCAAGAACAGCAGGTCGGCCAACCAAAGCGTATCGGTGTTTTTATCGTAAACGCTTAAATCATTATCTGTATGCGCGGAAGGGTGAGCCGTTAACACTAACTCACGGTTACCCAAATTTAACTTCAGCGTCTGTTTGACCTGTATATCGGGCGGAATGATATTTTCTGGACTGACTCGGATATCCAGCAACTCATCGGCCTTACCCAAATAATGAGGCGCCCGGGTAGCCATGGCGCGCGCCAATTTGTAATGGCCGACAAAGCGCACCCCCTTTTCCTTGAATGCTCTGTTTCCGTAGATATGGTCCGGGTGTACATGGGTATTGATCACATAACACACGGGCTTGGGCGTCGCATTTTTTACCGCTTTCCGTAACGCCAAACCTTGCTGCGGACTGCCTCCGCTGTCGATAATCGCCACGCAGTCATCGCCGACAATAAAACCGATATTGGCAATTTCACCGTGGTTTTTTCGGTCGGGCCAATGATGCTCGGAAACATGGACGAACACCCCGGGAGCCGCTTCCGTTACCTGCAAAGCGGGTAACGCCCAACAGGCAGGGGTCATCAATAAGCTTATCCAAATAATCAGTAAGCGCATATCTCACCTTAAGCGGCTATTCGTTTGAAAAACTCGGATTCCGCAACAATGTCCCGATTGTTTTCGACCCTATCCAAATACACCAAGCCCTGCAAGTGGTCGTATTCATGCTGAAATACGCGCGCGGGGAAATCCTCTAAAACCGTCTGTCTCGGCTGCCCATTTAAGTCTTGGTAATCCACGTGTATGGAACGATAGCGTGGCACCAAGGCACGAATACCGGGTACACTCAAACAGCCCTCCCAATCCTTAATTAAACGATTATCCATAATCTGAAATTGTGGGTTTACCACCACCACGGGCGCCATTTCGGGCGCGTCAGGATAGCGCTCGGTAGGCCGCGACGCGACGATGATAATTTGCCATGACGCGCCGAGTTGCGGCGCGGCAATACCGACCCCGCCACTTTCGAACATTCTATCTTGCAAAACCTCCAGTAACGCACGGAACTTCGCACACTGGAAATCATCAACTGGACGTGCTTTCAGACGCAAAACCTCGGCGCCCAATTGCACAATTTCAGGTTTTTCACTCATCATAAAACCAAGGATATGTAAATCACATCAAGCATGTTAACAGAGGGCAGTATACTGTTGTTTATTAGAATTTACTCACCTTTACTTTCGAGCGCTTTTTTGTGATAGTAACAGCGAGATGAGACAGGCCTTTGAGCCGAAATTTACCCAACACATCAACCAGGAGACAATATGAAAAAAATTCAAAAAACACCCTTTGCTTTGGCAATGAGCGCTTCTTTATTACCTTTTGCGGCTAATGCCGTGCAAACCGGCAATAATCCGTTTGCCTTGTCGGACTTGAATTCCGGCTATATGCAAACCGCGGAAGCCGAAAAAGACGGCGCGTCTAAAATGAAAGACGGCGCTTGCGGAGAAGGAAAATGCGGCGGCCAAATGATGAATAAAACCACCGATAAAAAAGCCATTGAAGCGGTTTGCGCCGGCAAAAAAGCCGCCCCAGCCTCAGATAGCAAAAAAGCCGACGACAGCAAAAAAGCAGAACCGGCTAAGTAAGACCAAACGGCACCGGCTAACAATTGCTGGTGCCAATTTTAAACTCACACGCTAAAACTTTCGCCGCAACCGCACATCCCTTTGACATTGGGATTATTAAACTTAAAGGCTTCGTTAAAGCCCTCTTTGGCATAATCCAGTTCTATACCATTCAGTTTATCCAGGTCTGCCTGCTTAACCAGCACCTTGACGTCAAACTGATCAAACACGACTTCGTCCGCGGCTCGCTCATCGGCGTAATCCAACACATAAGCATACCCGGAACAACCCGAGGGCTTTACGCCCAAGCGCAAACCTAATCCGGAACCTCGTTTTTGCATCTGTTTCTGAATCTGCTTCGCCGCACGCTCAGTTATCGTAATACTCATTTTTGTTGTCTCCTAATTTCTCGCAAGCAATGTCTTTAAAACACTGACAAATAAATCAACTTCCGGTTGCGTATTGTCTTTACCCAAGCTGACTCGAATAGCCGATTTAGCTAATGTAGCTTCCACATTCATCGCCGCCAAAACCGGACTGATGTGTTCGGAACCCGCCGCACAGGCGGAGCCGCTGGAGACCGCAATTTGCTTTTGATCCAACTGCATCAATAGCATTTCGCCATTAACTGCGGGAACTCCAAATTGTACGGTATTGGGCAATCGTTCCGATTGTTCGGCAAAAATCACCAAGCCCGAAATCGTCTTTAATTGTTGCTCCAGGTAAATCCTTAGGGATTGTGCGTGCTTGATACGCGCATCAAGTTCCAACCGAGCCAATTCCGCAGCCTTACCGAATCCCACAATCGCCGCCACGTTCTCGGTACCGGACCTTAGTCCACGCTCTTGGTCGCCGCCATAAATCAGGGGCTGCATCTCGACGCCGGCTTGCCAAACCAAGGCCCCACAACCTTTGGGTCCGTATATTTTATGACTGGATAGCGTCATTAAATCCACGCCCAGCCGCTTAAAACTGACCGGCAGTTTACCTAACGCTTGCACCGCATCGGTGTGCAACAATCCGCCCCTTGCCTTAACTTTATCCACCCAGCGCTCTACCGGCTGAATGGCTCCGGTTTCATTATTGGCCAACATTAACGACACAAAGTCGCCGGCTTGTATGGCTTGCTCTTCAACAGCCTCGAACAAAACTACTCCGGAAGTATCGACCTCTAAGGCATTGATCGACTGAAAACATTTAGCCCGGCGATGGGCATTTTCAAAAACCGACGGATGCTCTATAGCCGAAATCCATAAACGCTTACCCTGCGCACTCGCCAGGGCTAAAGCGTTAGCCTCGGTTCCGCCATTGGTGAACAAGATTTGCTCGGCTGGAGCATCAATCAAACTACCCACTTGTTCGCGGGCAGTATCTATGGCGCTGCGGGCGATTCGCCCCAATCGATATAAACTGGAAGGGTTGCCATACAACTGCCGAAAGTAAGGCAACATGACCTCAACCACCCGCTCATCGACAGCAGTGGTGGCGTTGTGATCAAAATAGATCATTTACGCCGATTTTCGTTCCTGAAGCGGGTGAATATCGATAACTTGTTCGGATTGTTTGGCCTGTCTTTTGGCTACTTCACTGACCAACTCTCTTTCCAATAACTGACCCAGGGTGATCTGTTTTAGGTAGGCACGAATTTGTTCGCTCAATCCCATCCACAGGTCGTGGGTAATACAAGGTTGGTCGTTGTGACAATTGGATTTTCCACCGCACTTGGTGGAATCCACCGGTTCGTCAACGGCCTCGATAATATCCGCAACATTAATTTCACCGGCGCCCCGACTCAGCGTATAACCGCCGCCCGGACCTCTGACACCCTTGACCATGCCGGCCTTACGTAATCTGGCAAATAATTGCTCCAGATACGATAACGAAATGGTTTGCCGGGTAGCTATGTCGGTTAAAGTGACAGGATGCTTTTGGCTGTGATAGGCCAAATCCAACATGGCCGTGACCGCATAACGTCCTTTGGTGGTAAGTCGCATAAAGCCTCCTCGATAAAACCTAGTTAAAGTAAGGAGACTATAAATAAACCTAGTATTTTAGTCAAGTATTGCGAATGTTAATGATTCACGTTTTATCTTTAATCTGGCAATCATCCAAATGAGGCATATTTTTTTCACCGCAGGGAATGCCAGCATCATTAAGCTTTTGACACATGACTTCAATTTGCTTGTCCATTTGATGAATATGGTCGAGCATCAGGTTTATAGCATTAGCAATGGGGTCTGGCATATCGGTTGCTCCGTAGGCATCAAAGCCGATTTTCTGCGCGGTCGCATCCCGTCTGGCCTTCTCCTGTTTTGCCTTGCCGTCAATAATATGCGCGGGAATCCCCACTACCGTGGCGCCATCCGGCACGGGTTTAACGACAACTGAATTGGAGCCTACCCGCGCGCCCTCGCCTATTTCGATTGGCCCCAGCACTTTAGCGCCAGCCCCGATCACCACGCCGTTTTTCAAGGTGGGATGCCGCTTGCCCTTGTTCCAACTGGTGCCTCCCAACGTGACACCATGATATAGCGTGCAATCGTCGCCTATCACGGCGGTTTGTCCAATTACGACCCCCATGCCGTGATCGATAAAAAACCGCCGACCAATCTCGGCACCCGGATGTATTTCAATCCCGGTCAACCAACGACCTAAAAACGACAGATATCGCGCCGGCCAATTTAACCCACGCCCCCATAACCAGTGACTTACACGATGAATCAAAACGGCATGAAAACCCGGATAGGTCGTTACAACCTCAAATACCGAGCGCGCCGCCGGATCACGCGCGAATACGCACTGAATATCTTCTTTAAGTCGGCTGAACATAGCGATTATTTTAAATTGTGATTTTGAGAAAAGCGCAAGATACCGCGCAATATATCCAGCTCTTTGGTATCTAATTGAGTGCGGTTAAACAATCGCCTCAAGCGCCGCATGATGGACTTGGATCGCTCAGGATGCAAAAAACCGATATCAGCCATGGTCTGTTGCAGATGTTGGTAAAACCCTTCCATTTGCTCCGCGGTCGCCAAAGGCTCGTCGCCTTGATCGCCAATTGTACTTGGATACTCCTGCCCGCTGGCGACAAATAACTCATAACAAACCACCTGTACAGCGGCCGCCAAGTTTAACGAGCTGTAGTCAGGATCGCACGGAATGCGCAATAAATAATGACACAAATCCAATTCATGATTTTTTAATCCGGAATTTTCGCGGCCGAATACCAGGGCAACATTCTCTGTACAACCCTGCCATCTTGCGGCGGCTTCGCGCGCGGTGACCGACGGCCAACTGATGGTTCTGTCACGTGCGCTGGAACCCAAAATGATCCGGCAATCGGCAATTGCATCCTGCAGCGACGAATATTCGGTGGCAGTACGCAACACATCGTCGGCCCCGGAAGCCCTCGCGGTAGCGTCGGCATGCGGAAACAACTTTGGCGAAACCAATCGTAACTGATCCATACCCATGTTTTTCATGGCGCGTGCAACCGCGCCAATGTTGCCTGGATGAGATGTTTCCACTAAAACGACTTTAAAATTGGAGAGCAAAGACAGTTTCCGACCACTAAAAAAACGGGCGATTTTAACAAAAGATTTGCTATGCTATCGGAGTTTTCTAACTGCTCATTATCAATTCGATCTATGCACCCCATGCTTAATATAGCCGTGCGCGCAGCGCGCAACGCCGGCGATCTGATTCAACGTTCCTCGCAAAATGTCGAGAAACTTACCATCGACCAAAAGAGCCGCAACGATTATGCCTCGGAAGTCGACCGCATGGCCGAGCAGGAAATCATCAAAGTTATCCGTGCGGCCTTTCCCGATCACGCCATTTTGGCGGAAGAAAGCGGCATGCACCAAGGTAATGATTATATCTGGGTCATCGATCCTCTGGACGGCACCACCAATTTTTTGCACGGCTTTCCGCAATATGCGGTATCGATAGCGTTGAAGCACAAAAACAAATTGGAAGTCGGCGTGATCTACGACCCTGTACGCGATGAACTTTTCACGGCGGAACGCGGCGGTGGCGCCATGCTGAATAATCGGCGCCTCCGCGTCACCAAACAAAACAGTATGCGCGGCGCCTTGATCGGCACCGGTTTCCCCTTTAAAACCATGGAGCATATCGAACCCTACCTGGGCATGTTCCGCACCATTGCCGCTGATACGGCAGGCATTCGCCGCGCCGGCGCCGCTGCATTGGACATGGCCTATGTAGCCTGCGGCCGCCTGGATGCTTATTGGGAAATCGGTGTCAAGGAATGGGACATTGCCGCCGGGGTATTACTGATTCAGGAGGCTGGCGGCGTTGCCACCGACTTTTCCTTTAACGACAAATACTTACAATCCGGCAACATCATCGTCGGCAATCCGCGCATGCATCAACTG
This sequence is a window from Methylomonas methanica MC09. Protein-coding genes within it:
- the def gene encoding peptide deformylase; translated protein: MSEKPEIVQLGAEVLRLKARPVDDFQCAKFRALLEVLQDRMFESGGVGIAAPQLGASWQIIIVASRPTERYPDAPEMAPVVVVNPQFQIMDNRLIKDWEGCLSVPGIRALVPRYRSIHVDYQDLNGQPRQTVLEDFPARVFQHEYDHLQGLVYLDRVENNRDIVAESEFFKRIAA
- the cysE gene encoding serine O-acetyltransferase encodes the protein MFSRLKEDIQCVFARDPAARSVFEVVTTYPGFHAVLIHRVSHWLWGRGLNWPARYLSFLGRWLTGIEIHPGAEIGRRFFIDHGMGVVIGQTAVIGDDCTLYHGVTLGGTSWNKGKRHPTLKNGVVIGAGAKVLGPIEIGEGARVGSNSVVVKPVPDGATVVGIPAHIIDGKAKQEKARRDATAQKIGFDAYGATDMPDPIANAINLMLDHIHQMDKQIEVMCQKLNDAGIPCGEKNMPHLDDCQIKDKT
- a CDS encoding HesB/IscA family protein, translating into MSITITERAAKQIQKQMQKRGSGLGLRLGVKPSGCSGYAYVLDYADERAADEVVFDQFDVKVLVKQADLDKLNGIELDYAKEGFNEAFKFNNPNVKGMCGCGESFSV
- a CDS encoding cysteine desulfurase family protein, encoding MIYFDHNATTAVDERVVEVMLPYFRQLYGNPSSLYRLGRIARSAIDTAREQVGSLIDAPAEQILFTNGGTEANALALASAQGKRLWISAIEHPSVFENAHRRAKCFQSINALEVDTSGVVLFEAVEEQAIQAGDFVSLMLANNETGAIQPVERWVDKVKARGGLLHTDAVQALGKLPVSFKRLGVDLMTLSSHKIYGPKGCGALVWQAGVEMQPLIYGGDQERGLRSGTENVAAIVGFGKAAELARLELDARIKHAQSLRIYLEQQLKTISGLVIFAEQSERLPNTVQFGVPAVNGEMLLMQLDQKQIAVSSGSACAAGSEHISPVLAAMNVEATLAKSAIRVSLGKDNTQPEVDLFVSVLKTLLARN
- a CDS encoding inositol monophosphatase family protein, yielding MHPMLNIAVRAARNAGDLIQRSSQNVEKLTIDQKSRNDYASEVDRMAEQEIIKVIRAAFPDHAILAEESGMHQGNDYIWVIDPLDGTTNFLHGFPQYAVSIALKHKNKLEVGVIYDPVRDELFTAERGGGAMLNNRRLRVTKQNSMRGALIGTGFPFKTMEHIEPYLGMFRTIAADTAGIRRAGAAALDMAYVACGRLDAYWEIGVKEWDIAAGVLLIQEAGGVATDFSFNDKYLQSGNIIVGNPRMHQLMYHAIAPHVTEKLK
- a CDS encoding Fe-S cluster assembly transcription factor; protein product: MRLTTKGRYAVTAMLDLAYHSQKHPVTLTDIATRQTISLSYLEQLFARLRKAGMVKGVRGPGGGYTLSRGAGEINVADIIEAVDEPVDSTKCGGKSNCHNDQPCITHDLWMGLSEQIRAYLKQITLGQLLERELVSEVAKRQAKQSEQVIDIHPLQERKSA
- a CDS encoding RNA methyltransferase is translated as MLSNFKVVLVETSHPGNIGAVARAMKNMGMDQLRLVSPKLFPHADATARASGADDVLRTATEYSSLQDAIADCRIILGSSARDRTISWPSVTAREAAARWQGCTENVALVFGRENSGLKNHELDLCHYLLRIPCDPDYSSLNLAAAVQVVCYELFVASGQEYPSTIGDQGDEPLATAEQMEGFYQHLQQTMADIGFLHPERSKSIMRRLRRLFNRTQLDTKELDILRGILRFSQNHNLK
- a CDS encoding quinoprotein relay system zinc metallohydrolase 2 produces the protein MRLLIIWISLLMTPACWALPALQVTEAAPGVFVHVSEHHWPDRKNHGEIANIGFIVGDDCVAIIDSGGSPQQGLALRKAVKNATPKPVCYVINTHVHPDHIYGNRAFKEKGVRFVGHYKLARAMATRAPHYLGKADELLDIRVSPENIIPPDIQVKQTLKLNLGNRELVLTAHPSAHTDNDLSVYDKNTDTLWLADLLFLEHIPVIDGSIRGWLKEMERLEKNHYKLVIPGHGRLVKDWPASLQPQKAYLQRMASEIRTMIKQGKTLEYAVAHVGLSEKNNWQLFEQFHRKNVTIAFAELEWED